One window of Brachionichthys hirsutus isolate HB-005 chromosome 21, CSIRO-AGI_Bhir_v1, whole genome shotgun sequence genomic DNA carries:
- the st6galnac1.1 gene encoding alpha-N-acetylgalactosaminide alpha-2,6-sialyltransferase 1.1: protein MQLKTSRIFSALALISVSTACFLLFWERLSNVSWTVSGKIRPRLEGRFSGGDDLRGSSHAAADETPMPVLSTESFSRPPRWDFEDIYSLDAPPRRTPCVRSVRNSDAEGFREAFLPAVRLFLHRDNINVSEWNRLSHFNNPFGFMGYRYDDVMPSVMLIPEPRHPLLPPPKPGGDRCVRCAVVGTGGILGGSKMGKEIDAHDHVFRMNGAVIKGYEDDVGTRTSVYVHTAHSITTSRRLLRAHGHAAVPNDEGIRYAMIPEGTRDFYWLRALLKGEQVAAGPHHKEWPRMYYGGQFNESRFYVLHQDFLRYVKNRFLKSALLNSTYWSYFRPTSGAFTLFLALHTCDTVSAYGFMTDDYEKYSNYYYEKNKTEVVFYISHDLLLEKDVWKKLHNSNIIRLYQRTQTEDEWSLRNV, encoded by the exons ATGCAGCTGAAAACTTCCCGGATTTTCTCTGCTCTGGCTTTGATCTCCGTTTCCACGGCGTGTTTCCTTTTATTCTGGGAACGCTTATCCAACGTCAG ctGGACCGTCTCAGGAAAAATCCGACCCAGACTCGAAGGCCGTTTCTCCGGCGGCGATGACCTGCGAGGCTCCTCCCACGCCGCCGCGGATGAGACTCCCATGCCCGTCCTCTCCACGGAATCCTTCTCCAGGCCCCCTCGGTGGGATTTTGAGGACATCTATAGCCTGGATGCCCCACCCAGACGTACT CCGTGCGTCCGGTCCGTGCGGAACTCCGACGCCGAGGGCTTCAGGGAAGCGTTCCTCCCCGCCGTGCGTCTGTTTCTgcacagagacaacatcaaCGTGAGCGAGTGGAACCGGCTCTCGCATTTCAACAACCCTTTCGGGTTCATGGGCTACAGGTACGACG ATGTGATGCCGTCGGTGATGTTGATCCCAGAGCCCCGCCATccgctcctcccccccccgaaGCCCGGCGGGGACCGGTGCGTCCGGTGCGCCGTGGTCGGCACTGGCGGGATCCTCGGCGGCTCTAAGATGGGGAAAGAGATCGACGCCCACGATCACGTCTTCCG GATGAACGGAGCGGTTATCAAAGGCTACGAAGACGACGTGGGAACCAGGACGTCGGTGTACGTCCACACCGCCCACTCCATCACCACGTCACGCCGCTTGCTCCGGGCGCACGGGCACGCGGCGGTCCCGAACGACGAG GGCATCAGGTACGCGATGATCCCCGAGGGGACGAGGGACTTCTACTGGCTCCGGGCTCTTCTGAAGGGAGAGCAGGTCGCTGCCGGCCCACATCACAAGGAATg GCCCAGGATGTACTACGGCGGGCAGTTCAACGAGAGTCGCTTCTATGTTCTGCACCAGGACTTCCTGAGATACGTGAAGAACAG GTTCTTAAAGTCCGCCCTCCTTAACTCGACGTACTGGTCGTATTTCCGGCCCACAAGCGGGGCGTTCACACTCTTCCTCGCTCTGCACACCTGCGACACG GTGAGCGCGTACGGATTCATGACCGACGACTACGAGAAATACTCCAACTACTATTACGAGAAGAATAAAACCGAGGTGGTTTTCTACATCAGCCACGACTTGCTGCTGGAAAAGGACGTGTGGAAGAAACTGCACAACAGCAACATCATCAGACTTTATCAAAGAACGCAGACAGAGGATGAATGGAGCCTCAGGAATGTGTGA
- the mxra7 gene encoding matrix-remodeling-associated protein 7 isoform X1, translating into MDLTLVLSAAIFTLLALVVATSLLNGYPSSRSTPESRSEPAPKQNGHVPEKEKEEEEAAGDAWCDISGSGHDHWDVVKSVQSEEEHPHPKSGDLDALLELSSTTTATSFEVDPPSPEASTARGRGSYIGLSDKELLKFAFRAPQTGGAAESPEVQEKVEPNETSALKYVPGKARSHHLEMMMSKEELEEEQRVQREQLAVIFQLLQDNKETFGELSDGDVEEQLRLYSI; encoded by the exons ATGGATCTGACGCTCGTCCTGTCGGCCGCCATCTTCACGCTGCTCGCCCTGGTGGTCGCCACGTCGCTGCTGAACGGATATCCGTCCTCCCGGAGCACCCCGGAGTCCCGGTCGGAACCGGCGCCGAAGCAGAACGGACACGTACCggaaaaggagaaggaggaggaggaggcggccggGGACGCCTGGTGTGATATCAGCGGGAGCGGCCACGATCACTGGGACGTGGTGAAATCCGTGCAGTCG gagGAGGAACACCCCCACCCTAAATCAGGAGATCTGGACGCGCTGCTCGAgctctcctccaccaccaccgccaccagcTTCGAGgtggaccccccctcccccgaggCCTCCACGGCGAGGGGTCGAGGGTCGTACATCGGCCTCTCTGATAAGGAGCTCCTAAAGTTTGCTTTCCGCGCCCCCCAGACCGGAGGAGCGGCGGAGAGCCCGGAGGTCCAGG agAAAGTGGAACCGAACGAAACGAGCGCCTTGAAGTACGTCCCCGGAAAGGCGCGGTCCCACCACCTGGAAATGATGATGTccaaagaggagctggaggaggagcagag GGTGCAACGGGAGCAGCTGGCCGTCAtcttccagctgctgcaggacaacaaGGAGACGTTCGGGGAGCTGTCGGACGGGgacgtggaggagcagctgagacTCTACTCCATCTGA
- the mxra7 gene encoding matrix-remodeling-associated protein 7 isoform X3: protein MDLTLVLSAAIFTLLALVVATSLLNGYPSSRSTPESRSEPAPKQNGHVPEKEKEEEEAAGDAWCDISGSGHDHWDVVKSVQSTGGAAESPEVQEKVEPNETSALKYVPGKARSHHLEMMMSKEELEEEQRVQREQLAVIFQLLQDNKETFGELSDGDVEEQLRLYSI from the exons ATGGATCTGACGCTCGTCCTGTCGGCCGCCATCTTCACGCTGCTCGCCCTGGTGGTCGCCACGTCGCTGCTGAACGGATATCCGTCCTCCCGGAGCACCCCGGAGTCCCGGTCGGAACCGGCGCCGAAGCAGAACGGACACGTACCggaaaaggagaaggaggaggaggaggcggccggGGACGCCTGGTGTGATATCAGCGGGAGCGGCCACGATCACTGGGACGTGGTGAAATCCGTGCAGTCG ACCGGAGGAGCGGCGGAGAGCCCGGAGGTCCAGG agAAAGTGGAACCGAACGAAACGAGCGCCTTGAAGTACGTCCCCGGAAAGGCGCGGTCCCACCACCTGGAAATGATGATGTccaaagaggagctggaggaggagcagag GGTGCAACGGGAGCAGCTGGCCGTCAtcttccagctgctgcaggacaacaaGGAGACGTTCGGGGAGCTGTCGGACGGGgacgtggaggagcagctgagacTCTACTCCATCTGA
- the mxra7 gene encoding matrix-remodeling-associated protein 7 isoform X2 — translation MDLTLVLSAAIFTLLALVVATSLLNGYPSSRSTPESRSEPAPKQNGHVPEKEKEEEEAAGDAWCDISGSGHDHWDVVKSVQSEEEHPHPKSGDLDALLELSSTTTATSFETGGAAESPEVQEKVEPNETSALKYVPGKARSHHLEMMMSKEELEEEQRVQREQLAVIFQLLQDNKETFGELSDGDVEEQLRLYSI, via the exons ATGGATCTGACGCTCGTCCTGTCGGCCGCCATCTTCACGCTGCTCGCCCTGGTGGTCGCCACGTCGCTGCTGAACGGATATCCGTCCTCCCGGAGCACCCCGGAGTCCCGGTCGGAACCGGCGCCGAAGCAGAACGGACACGTACCggaaaaggagaaggaggaggaggaggcggccggGGACGCCTGGTGTGATATCAGCGGGAGCGGCCACGATCACTGGGACGTGGTGAAATCCGTGCAGTCG gagGAGGAACACCCCCACCCTAAATCAGGAGATCTGGACGCGCTGCTCGAgctctcctccaccaccaccgccaccagcTTCGAG ACCGGAGGAGCGGCGGAGAGCCCGGAGGTCCAGG agAAAGTGGAACCGAACGAAACGAGCGCCTTGAAGTACGTCCCCGGAAAGGCGCGGTCCCACCACCTGGAAATGATGATGTccaaagaggagctggaggaggagcagag GGTGCAACGGGAGCAGCTGGCCGTCAtcttccagctgctgcaggacaacaaGGAGACGTTCGGGGAGCTGTCGGACGGGgacgtggaggagcagctgagacTCTACTCCATCTGA
- the srsf2a gene encoding serine and arginine rich splicing factor 2a, with protein MSYGRPPPDVEGMTSLKVDNLTYRTSPETLRRVFDKYGRVGDVYIPRDRYTKESRGFAFVRFLDKRDAEDAMDAMDGALLDGRELRVQMARYGRPPDPMYSRKGGPQRRYGGYGRKSRSRSGSPRRRRRSRSRSRSRSRSRNRYSRSRSRSYSRSGSRSKSKSKSKSKSRTPRRSKSKSKSRSRSKSRSRTPPSNRGSKSRSRSKSKSRPKSPEDNGAEAES; from the exons ATGAGCTACGGAAGGCCGCCGCCAGACGTCGAAGGAATGACCTCCCTGAAAGTGGATAACCTTACTTACCGGACCTCGCCGGAGACTTTGCGGCGAGTTTTCGATAAGTACGGCCGCGTGGGCGACGTCTATATTCCCCGAGATAGGTATACGAAAGAGAGCCGCGGCTTCGCGTTCGTGCGCTTCCTCGACAAGCGCGACGCGGAGGACGCAATGGACGCCATGGACGGCGCGCTGCTCGACGGGCGGGAGCTCCGCGTGCAGATGGCTCGCTACGGACGGCCCCCGGACCCCATGTACAGCCGGAAAGGTGGACCGCAACGCAGATACGGAGGCTACGGACGCAAAAGCAGGAG CCGATCCGGCAGCCCCCGTCGGCGCAGGCGCAGCCGCTCCAGGAGCCGGTCCCGATCCAGGAGCCGCAACCGCTACAGCCGTTCCAGGTCCCGTTCCTACTCCAGATCCGGGTCCAGATCGAAGTCCAAGTCCAAATCGAAGTCCAAGTCCAGAACACCCAGACGGAGCAAGTCCAAGTCCAAGTCCCGCTCCAGGTCCAAGTCAAGGAGCAGAACCCCTCCATCCAACAGGGGGTCCAAATCCCGGTCCAGGTCCAAATCCAAGAGTAGGCCGAAATCACCGGAGGACAACGGAGCAGAAGCAGAGTCTTAA
- the LOC137910383 gene encoding LOW QUALITY PROTEIN: 5-hydroxytryptamine receptor 3A-like (The sequence of the model RefSeq protein was modified relative to this genomic sequence to represent the inferred CDS: inserted 2 bases in 2 codons), with amino-acid sequence MILTGFFFLLTLTDGGYTEKSCTHQAVLNHLNLTLHNEIYFMTRPVRDHKRATLVRLEVLLYAILDVVEKDQRFXPYVWTVVRWNNEYISWDPEQFCGINNVSLPTNALWKPDLTIEEMTEKDKAPQSPYLSINSQGDVEFRTNQVLVSTCRMQIYKFPFDTQRCNLSFRSVIHSAKDIRLKATDNSSEATEESLDMMRTQYEWLFLNLKVTTRNATDPEDQDTIVYTINMKRRSILYIVNFLLPVLFFLCLDLASFMISNEGGEKLSFKVTXLLAVTVLQLILNEILPSSSNRIPLIAVYCIGVFGLMLLSLLETIFVMHLMAKDSKNQADRDQCEGDYCIRQDKDNFREDARWTGGAYDGPAGETPSQLLSVSKECGRPSEERRTMEELSEELRKIESTLCLFLSVKKGGRVPGYWTRVAQRVDTVFLIVYLSIIIMFLFFMSFLWKYG; translated from the exons ATGATTCTGACTGGATTCTTCTTTCTGCTCACCCTCACAG ACGGGGGCTACACTGAGAAGAGCTGCACTCACCAGGCTGTCTTAAATCACCTGAATCTCACGCTGCACAACGAGATCTACTTCATGACCCGTCCCGTCAGAGACCACAAGCGCGCCACGCTGGTGCGCCTGGAGGTCCTGCTCTACGCCATCTTGGACGTG GTGGAGAAAGACCAGAGGT ATCCGTACGTCTGGACCGTCGTG AGGTGGAACAATGAATACATTTCCTGGGATCCGGAGCAGTTTTGTGGGATTAATAACGTTTCTCTTCCTACTAATGCACTCTGGAAACCAGATCTGACTATTGAAGAAAT GACGGAGAAGGACAAAGCTCCTCAAAGTCCTTACCTTTCCATCAACAGCCAAGGGGACGTCGAGTTCCGCACCAACCAGGTGCTGGTCAGCACCTGCAGGATGCAGATTTACAAGTTCCCCTTCGACACGCAGCGTTGTAACCTCTCCTTTAGGTCCGTCATACACAGCG CAAAGGACATTCGGCTCAAGGCGACCGACAACTCTTCGGAGGCCACCGAGGAGTCTCTGGACATGATGCGGACCCAGTACGAATGGCTCTTCCTCAACTTGAAGGTCACCACCAGAAACGCCACGGACCCGGAGGACCAGGACACGATCGTTTACACC ATCAACATGAAGCGGCGGTCCATCCTCTACATCGTCAACTTCCTGCTGCCCGTCCtgttcttcctgtgtctggACCTGGCCTCGTTCATGATCTCCAACGAGGGCGGCGAGAAGCTCAGCTTCAAGGTCA GTCTGCTGGCCGTCACCGTGCTGCAGCTCATCCTGAACGAGATCCTGCCGTCTTCGTCCAACAGGATTCCGCTGATAG cggtctACTGCATCGGGGTTTTCGGTCTGATGCTGCTGAGCCTCCTGGAAACCATTTTTGTGATGCACCTGATGGCGAAAGACTCTAAAAACCAGGCCGACAGGGACCAGTGCGAGGGAGACTACTGCATCAGACAGGACAAAGACAACTTCAGAG AGGACGCCAGATGGACCGGCGGCGCCTACGACGGTCCTGCCGGAGAGACGCCCTCCCAGCTGCTGTCTGTGTCCAAAGAG TGCGGCAGGCCGAGCGAGGAGCGCCGCACCATGGAGGAGCTGTCGGAGGAGCTGAGGAAGATCGAGAGCACCCTGTGTCTGTTCCTCAGCGTGAAGAAGGGAGGCCGCGTGCCTGGCTACTGGACCCGAGTGGCCCAGCGGGTCGACACGGTTTTCCTTATTGTCTACTTGTCAATAATCatcatgtttttattcttcATGTCTTTCCTGTGGAAATACGGCTAA
- the lrrc59 gene encoding leucine-rich repeat-containing protein 59, with product MSKNSKVLNLKDKINGNEADLSLSNLTEVPVRELSLFTKATVVDLSCNNITSLPPEFCNLTHLVKVDLSKNQLTCLPDDLGNLSSLQHLDLYDNKLTVLPVSFSQLRTLKWLDLKDNPLEADLAKAAGDCLDEKQCKQCASRVLQHMRAVQEEVDRAREKRLSKEKEQERKREVKQREREAREKEARKREKAEEKEKRRREYNAQMAAIAAREQQQQQKKKSAEKKRKNGQAADKKVAVELAPKPKRSLIGLTFKLLLLALLGAAAFAAACRLTDLRKEAACVPVNVAVDDGLSWAREQEGVVRRLAENLSAAAKEFLESAKASKN from the exons ATGAGTAAAAACAGCAAAGTGTTGAACCTGAAGGACAAAATCAACGGGAATGAAGCGGACCTGAGTCTGAGTAACCTCACCGAGGTGCCCGTCAGAGAGCTG TCTTTATTCACCAAAGCGACTGTCGTGGACTTGTCCTGCAACAACATTACCTCCCTTCCA ccAGAATTCTGCAACCTGACCCACCTGGTGAAGGTGGACCTGAGTAAGAACCAGCTGACCTGCCTGCCGGACGACCTGGGGAACCTGAGCAGCCTCCAGCATCTGGACCTGTACGACAACAAGCTGACCGTCCTGCCCGTCAGCTTCTCCCAGCTCAGG ACTCTGAAGTGGTTGGACCTGAAGGATAACCCGCTGGAGGCCGACCTGGCCAAAGCAGCCGGAGACTGTCTGGATGAGAAGCAGTGCAAACAGTGCGCCTCCAGG gttctgcagcacatGAGGGCCGTTCAGGAGGAGGTGGACCGCGCCCGGGAGAAACGCCTTTCCAAGGAAAAAG agcaagagaggaagagggaggtgaAGCAGCGCGAGCGGGAGGCCAGAGAGAAGGAGGCTCGCAAACGGGAGAAGgcggaagagaaggagaagaggaggcgggAGTACAACGCTCAGATGGCGGCCATTGCTGCGCgggaacaacagcaacaacagaagaagaagagcgcggagaagaagaggaagaacggGCAGGCAGCAG ATAAAAAGGTCGCCGTCGAGTTGGCGCCCAAACCTAAGCGTTCTCTGATTGGCCTGACGttcaagctcctcctcctggcgcTGCTGGGAGCGGCCGCCTTCGCCGCCGCCTGCCGCCTGACCGACCTGAGGAAGGAGGCCGCGTGCGTTCCGGTCAACGTCGCCGTGGACGACGGCCTGTCCTGGGCCAGAGAGCAGGAGGGCGTCGTCCGGCGGCTGGCGGAGAACCTGTCGGCGGCGGCGAAGGAGTTCCTGGAGTCCGCAAAAGCATCGAAGAACTAA
- the nat9 gene encoding alpha/beta-tubulin-N-acetyltransferase 9 isoform X2 — protein sequence MKLNANTLLEGSRVVLVPYDAEHVTRYHEWMKSPELQRLTASEPLTLDQEYDMQRSWREDGDKCTFIILDKQRWADAGVEEEQCMVGDVNIFLTDPTDPSLAELEIMVAEPGYRGKGIGKEATHMMMRYGVSKLGVKKFQVKIGLDNHASVAMFKKLHFQEVFREVTLEVTVDECVRTRLLDVTADVKERDCRQVRSGRRLTA from the exons ATGAAGCTAAACGCGAACACTTTGCTGGAGGGATCCAGAGTGGTTCTGGTTCCTTACGACGCAGAGCACGTGACCAG GTATCACGAGTGGATGAAGTCTCCGGAGCTGCAGCGTCTGACCGCCTCCGAGCCGCTGACCCTGGATCAGGAGTACGACAtgcagaggagctggagggaggaCGGCGACA AGTGCACCTTCATCATCTTAGACAAGCAGCGCTGGGCCGACGccggcgtggaggaggagcagtgcATGGTGGGAGACGTCAACATCTTCCTGACGGACCCGACGGACCCGTCCTTGGCTGAGCTGGAGATCATGGTCGCAG aGCCCGGTTACAGAGGCAAAGGGATCGGGAAGGAAGCGACACACATGATGATGCGTTACG GTGTCTCCAAACTCGGGGTGAAGAAGTTTCAAGTTAAGATCGGGCTGGACAACCACGCGAGCGTCGCCATGTTCAAGAAGCTCCACTTCCAAGAG GTGTTCAGAGAGGTGACCCTGGAGGTGACGGTGGATGAGTGCGTCCGGACGCGTCTGCTGGACGTCACGGCCGACGTGAAGGAGCGAGACTGCAGGCAGGTCCGCAGCGGCCGGCGGCTAACGGCGTGA
- the nat9 gene encoding alpha/beta-tubulin-N-acetyltransferase 9 isoform X1: MKLNANTLLEGSRVVLVPYDAEHVTRYHEWMKSPELQRLTASEPLTLDQEYDMQRSWREDGDKCTFIILDKQRWADAGVEEEQCMVGDVNIFLTDPTDPSLAELEIMVAEPGYRGKGIGKEATHMMMRYGVSKLGVKKFQVKIGLDNHASVAMFKKLHFQEVSVCQVFREVTLEVTVDECVRTRLLDVTADVKERDCRQVRSGRRLTA; the protein is encoded by the exons ATGAAGCTAAACGCGAACACTTTGCTGGAGGGATCCAGAGTGGTTCTGGTTCCTTACGACGCAGAGCACGTGACCAG GTATCACGAGTGGATGAAGTCTCCGGAGCTGCAGCGTCTGACCGCCTCCGAGCCGCTGACCCTGGATCAGGAGTACGACAtgcagaggagctggagggaggaCGGCGACA AGTGCACCTTCATCATCTTAGACAAGCAGCGCTGGGCCGACGccggcgtggaggaggagcagtgcATGGTGGGAGACGTCAACATCTTCCTGACGGACCCGACGGACCCGTCCTTGGCTGAGCTGGAGATCATGGTCGCAG aGCCCGGTTACAGAGGCAAAGGGATCGGGAAGGAAGCGACACACATGATGATGCGTTACG GTGTCTCCAAACTCGGGGTGAAGAAGTTTCAAGTTAAGATCGGGCTGGACAACCACGCGAGCGTCGCCATGTTCAAGAAGCTCCACTTCCAAGAG GTTTCCGTGTGCCAGGTGTTCAGAGAGGTGACCCTGGAGGTGACGGTGGATGAGTGCGTCCGGACGCGTCTGCTGGACGTCACGGCCGACGTGAAGGAGCGAGACTGCAGGCAGGTCCGCAGCGGCCGGCGGCTAACGGCGTGA
- the zgc:112285 gene encoding elastase-1 encodes MALPGPPLLLLLLLLSKAPRPAAAFTLNPGRQPQHKLLHLDWPKDCGAAHFKPNTADRIVSGNEARPHSWPWQVSLQVRPRGSKHYIHVCGGTLVHKNWVLTAAHCFQKGKAEDAGSWRIVLGKHQLKRSEIPERIFPVRRIYRHENFRYPALSELDYDIALVKAATDIRPSNFIRYACLPRKQTSLSPGHHCWVTGWGDTRGGKDNVSLAEALNQARLPIIDFKTCRQKKFWGDRVRDSMICAGLRDKEGPPAACQGDSGGPLLCQLGQDRWEVHGVVSFGPIGCTVENKPSVFTRTAAYIAWMEATRVRDFFLH; translated from the exons ATGGCTCTACCTGgacctcctctgctcctcctcctgctgctcttgAGCAAGGCGCCTCGGCCTGCAGCCGCGTTCACGCTCAACCCGGGACGCCAGCCGCAACACAAGCTGCTCCACCTGG ACTGGCCCAAGGACTGCGGCGCGGCTCACTTCAAGCCCAACACGGCGGACAGGATTGTGTCGGGAAACGAGGCCAGACCTCACTCCTGGCCCTGGCAGGTCTCTCTGCAG GTTCGCCCCAGAGGAAGCAAACATTACATTCACGTGTGTGGGGGGACCCTCGTCCACAAGAACTGGGTCCTCACCGCGGCTCACTGTTTCCAAAA GGGTAAAGCTGAGGATGCTGGGAGTTGGAGGATCGTCCTGGGGAAGCACCAGCTGAAGCGCTCGGAGATCCCCGAACGGATTTTCCCGGTGAGGAGAATCTACCGGCACGAGAACTTCCGTTACCCGGCTCTCAGCGAGCTGGACTACGACATCGCCCTGGTGAAGGCCGCCACGGACATCAGGCCCTCGAACTTCATCCGATACGCCTGCCTGCCGCGCAAGCAGACCAGCCTCAGCCCGGGACACCACTGCTGGGTCACCGGCTGGGGGGACACCcggg GAGGGAAGGACAACGTGTCTCTGGCAGAAGCCCTAAATCAGGCACGCCTTCCCATCATCGACTTCAAAACCTGCCGGCAGAAAAAGTTCTGGGGCGATCGGGTCCGGGACTCCATGATCTGCGCCGGCCTCAGGGACAAGGAGGGCCCGCCGGCCGCGTGCCAG GGCGACTCCGGCGGGCCGCTGCTGTGCCAGCTGGGACAGGACCGCTGGGAGGTGCACGGCGTGGTGAGCTTCGGCCCCATCGGCTGCACCGTGGAGAACAAGCCCAGCGTGTTCACTCGGACCGCCGCCTACATCGCCTGGATGGAAGCCACGCGCGTCAGGGACTTCTTCCTGCACTGA
- the timm23a gene encoding mitochondrial import inner membrane translocase subunit Tim23 — MDNNSQGSGGLRGGLGGLFGGGAPEYSNTELAGVPLVGVNPLSPYLNVDPRYLVQDTEEFILPTGANKTRGRFELAFFTIGGSCMTGATLGALNGLRTGLKETRDMAWSKPRNVQIINMVTRQGASWANSLGSVALLYSVFGVAIEKARGAEDDINTVAAGTLTGMLFKSGSGLRGAARGGVAGLALAGAYALYSNWDHIAGSASSSRLY; from the exons ATGGACAACAATTCGCAAGGATCGGGGGGACTCCGAGGAGGCCTCGGGGGTCTCTTCGGGGGAGGTGCGCCCGAATACTCGAACACGGAGCTCGCCGGCGTCCCCT TGGTTGGAGTGAATCCTCTTTCTCCTTACCTCAACGTGGACCCTCGTTACCTGGTTCAG GACACGGAGGAGTTCATCCTCCCGACCGGCGCCAATAAGACGAGAGGGAGGTTCGAGCTGGCGTTCTTTACCATCGGAGGGTCCTGCATGACGG GAGCGACGCTGGGGGCTCTGAATGGACTCAGGACGGGCCTGAAGGAGACCCGGGACATGGCGTGGTCCAAACCTCGTAATGTCCA gattaTCAACATGGTGACCCGACAGGGGGCTTCCTGGGCCAACTCTCTGGGCTCTGTCG CCTTGTTGTACAGCGTGTTCGGCGTGGCCATCGAGAAGGCGCGGGGGGCCGAGGACGACATCAACACGGTGGCTGCCGGGACGCTGACCGGGATGCTCTTCAAGTCAGGCA GTGGCCTAAGGGGGGCCGCCCGGGGAGGCGTGGCCGGGTTGGCGCTGGCCGGGGCCTACGCTCTCTACAGCAACTGGGACCACATCGCCGGCTCCGCCTCGTCCTCCAGGCTGTACTAA